One region of Terricaulis silvestris genomic DNA includes:
- the accB gene encoding acetyl-CoA carboxylase biotin carboxyl carrier protein, which yields MSEKKNSAIDPDLVRELAAILDDTGLSEIEVEHGELRLRIARTLTAAAAPAVHYAPAAAPMVAAPAPAVGGAPADAASHPGAVPSPMVGTAYLSAEPGAAPFIKVGDAVTEGQTMLVVEAMKTFNPIPAPRAGKVVAILVTDAQPVEYGEALVILE from the coding sequence ATGAGCGAAAAGAAAAATTCCGCGATTGATCCCGACCTTGTGCGCGAGCTGGCGGCGATCCTGGACGACACCGGGCTGTCGGAAATCGAGGTTGAGCACGGCGAGCTACGGCTGCGCATCGCGCGGACGCTGACAGCGGCGGCGGCGCCCGCGGTTCACTACGCTCCGGCGGCTGCGCCGATGGTAGCGGCTCCTGCTCCGGCGGTGGGTGGGGCGCCCGCTGACGCTGCTTCGCATCCGGGCGCGGTGCCTTCGCCGATGGTGGGGACCGCCTATCTTTCAGCTGAGCCGGGTGCTGCGCCGTTTATCAAAGTCGGCGACGCGGTGACCGAAGGCCAGACCATGCTCGTCGTCGAAGCGATGAAGACGTTCAACCCGATCCCGGCGCCGCGCGCGGGCAAGGTGGTCGCCATTCTGGTCACCGACGCACAGCCGGTCGAATACGGTGAAGCGCTGGTGATCTTGGAATAA
- the aroQ gene encoding type II 3-dehydroquinate dehydratase, with the protein MPDAKPIYVLNGPNLNLLGTREPEIYGRATLADIEKACAERAAQLGRTVVFRQSNIEGELVDWLQEARDKAAAVVLNAGAYTHTSVALHDAIKAIGIPVIETHLSNPAAREEFRHVSLVGQAAKGVIAGFGATSYLLAVEAAALIAQESQTA; encoded by the coding sequence ATGCCGGACGCCAAACCGATCTATGTGCTGAACGGCCCCAATCTGAACCTATTGGGGACGCGGGAGCCTGAAATCTATGGCCGCGCCACCCTCGCGGACATCGAGAAAGCCTGCGCCGAGCGCGCCGCCCAGCTTGGTCGGACAGTGGTGTTCCGGCAGTCCAATATTGAGGGCGAACTGGTCGATTGGCTGCAGGAGGCCCGCGACAAGGCGGCGGCGGTTGTTCTAAACGCGGGCGCCTATACCCACACCTCGGTCGCGCTTCACGATGCGATCAAGGCAATCGGGATCCCCGTGATCGAGACGCATTTGTCGAACCCGGCGGCGCGCGAAGAGTTTCGCCATGTGTCGCTGGTGGGCCAAGCCGCGAAGGGCGTGATCGCCGGGTTTGGGGCGACGTCCTATTTGCTGGCCGTAGAAGCGGCCGCCTTGATTGCACAAGAGAGCCAGACCGCGTGA
- the thiS gene encoding sulfur carrier protein ThiS yields MRLTVNGETREAPDEATLADLLASLGIDGRRVAVERNREIAPKSLWSQIVLAEGDQLEIVQFVGGG; encoded by the coding sequence ATGCGTCTGACGGTCAATGGAGAAACGCGCGAGGCGCCCGATGAGGCGACGCTTGCCGACCTCCTCGCCTCCCTGGGGATTGACGGCCGCCGCGTCGCCGTAGAACGCAACCGGGAGATCGCGCCTAAGTCTCTGTGGTCGCAGATTGTTCTTGCTGAGGGCGATCAGCTGGAGATCGTGCAATTCGTGGGGGGCGGGTGA
- a CDS encoding DUF433 domain-containing protein, whose protein sequence is MSLDWSQCPAVERNPAKVSGAWLFKGTRVPVVALLENLRGGATIDDFLAWFPGVEHRQVIAVLQHIGDS, encoded by the coding sequence GTGAGCTTGGATTGGTCTCAGTGTCCAGCCGTTGAACGCAACCCGGCTAAGGTCAGCGGTGCTTGGTTGTTCAAAGGTACGCGCGTGCCGGTCGTCGCATTGCTTGAGAACCTCCGTGGCGGCGCCACAATCGACGACTTCTTGGCTTGGTTTCCCGGCGTTGAGCATCGACAGGTCATCGCCGTCCTCCAACACATCGGAGATAGCTGA
- a CDS encoding thiazole synthase has protein sequence MTNDSPLTIAGKSYASRLIIGTGKYKTYAENAAALEASGADIVTVAVRRVNLSDPTKERLTDHIDPKKTTFLPNTAGCFTADEALRTLRLAREAGDWKLVKLEVLADQKTLYPDMEETLAAAKILVAEGFDVMVYCSDDPVYARKLEDAGCVAIMPLGSLIGSGLGIQNPVNIRLIVEQSRVPVIVDAGVGTASDAAIAMELGVDGVLMNTAIAEAKDPVRMARAMKHAVIAGREAYLAGRMGKKKYADPSSPLAGLI, from the coding sequence ATGACAAACGACTCCCCACTCACCATCGCCGGCAAGAGCTACGCCTCCCGCCTCATCATCGGCACCGGCAAGTACAAAACCTACGCCGAGAACGCCGCCGCGCTCGAAGCCAGCGGCGCTGACATCGTCACGGTTGCGGTGCGGCGCGTGAATCTGTCCGATCCCACCAAAGAGCGCCTCACCGATCACATCGATCCGAAGAAGACGACGTTCCTCCCCAACACCGCCGGCTGCTTCACCGCCGACGAAGCGTTGCGCACGCTCCGCCTCGCGCGCGAGGCCGGCGATTGGAAGCTGGTGAAGCTCGAAGTCCTGGCCGACCAGAAGACGCTCTATCCCGACATGGAAGAGACGCTCGCCGCCGCCAAAATCCTCGTCGCCGAAGGCTTCGACGTGATGGTCTATTGCAGCGACGATCCAGTGTACGCGCGCAAGCTCGAAGACGCCGGCTGCGTCGCTATCATGCCGTTGGGCTCGCTCATCGGCTCCGGCCTCGGCATCCAGAACCCCGTGAACATCCGCCTCATCGTCGAACAATCCCGCGTCCCCGTCATCGTCGACGCCGGTGTCGGCACCGCCAGCGACGCCGCCATCGCCATGGAGCTCGGCGTCGACGGCGTCCTCATGAACACCGCCATCGCCGAAGCGAAGGACCCAGTGCGCATGGCGCGCGCCATGAAGCACGCGGTGATCGCGGGGCGCGAAGCGTATCTCGCCGGGCGGATGGGCAAGAAGAAGTACGCCGATCCGAGTAGTCCGCTGGCCGGACTGATTTAG
- a CDS encoding nuclear transport factor 2 family protein encodes MRGFVFLLAAASVGLASCAHRGSPTSGAQCDNRAVVVAFYTEALVEPERHPRAAFERYMAPDFIEHKPDIPGGTREATASFLEGVIAAVPQARWEIVRTIAEGDLVFLHVRFTPAEGAPAYALADVFRVQDCRIVEHWDVVAGPVEGAVNPHSRF; translated from the coding sequence ATGCGCGGTTTTGTTTTTCTGCTCGCTGCGGCGAGCGTGGGACTTGCGTCGTGTGCGCATCGCGGGTCTCCCACTAGCGGCGCGCAATGCGATAACCGCGCCGTGGTGGTCGCGTTCTACACTGAAGCACTCGTGGAGCCCGAGCGTCATCCACGCGCGGCCTTTGAACGTTACATGGCGCCCGACTTCATCGAGCATAAACCTGACATTCCCGGCGGCACACGCGAAGCGACCGCCAGCTTTCTAGAGGGGGTGATCGCCGCAGTGCCTCAAGCGCGCTGGGAGATTGTCCGCACGATCGCTGAAGGCGATCTCGTGTTTCTGCACGTGCGTTTCACCCCTGCGGAAGGCGCCCCTGCATACGCACTCGCTGACGTCTTCCGCGTTCAGGACTGCCGCATAGTCGAGCACTGGGACGTCGTGGCGGGACCGGTTGAGGGCGCAGTCAATCCGCATTCGCGATTTTAG
- the trmFO gene encoding methylenetetrahydrofolate--tRNA-(uracil(54)-C(5))-methyltransferase (FADH(2)-oxidizing) TrmFO: MAPRGLKDRHRRGMWSEMKPVHVVGGGLAGSEAAWALANAGVPVVLHEMRPLVKTDAHHTEKFAELVCSNSFRSDDWRGNAVGLLHEEMRRLGSLVMASAGPAQVPAGSALAVDRDVFSDAVTAALVAHPLITVEREEIKSLDQLLSVIPDARSAIRDPGANDALYDPLGPGSTALRASGRDDESIIFATGPLTSPSLADSIRNLTGEDSLAFFDAIAPIVHADSIDFDIAWKQSRYDKEGPGGDKAAYVNCPMDEVQYVAFINALNAGAKTEFKEWEKNTPYFEGCLPIEVMAERGLDTLRFGPMKPVGLLDPRVGKRAHAVVQLRQDNKLGTLFNIVGFQTKLKYGAQEEIFRMIPGLQNARFARLGGIHRNTFLNSPKLLDGTLRLRAEPRVRFAGQVTGVEGYVESAAMGMMAGRFAAAERLGRAIEPPPATTALGALIAHVTGGHIAGGKGSFQPMNVNFGLFPEIAAPTHGADGKKLKGEERGRAKKLAMAERALQDLNSWLTAA; the protein is encoded by the coding sequence ATGGCGCCGCGAGGGTTGAAGGATCGGCATCGGCGCGGCATGTGGTCTGAGATGAAACCTGTGCATGTCGTTGGCGGCGGTTTGGCTGGATCCGAGGCCGCTTGGGCGTTGGCGAACGCTGGCGTGCCGGTGGTGCTGCACGAGATGCGGCCGCTGGTGAAAACCGACGCGCACCACACGGAGAAGTTCGCGGAACTGGTGTGTTCCAATTCGTTCCGTAGCGATGACTGGCGCGGGAATGCTGTTGGGCTGCTGCATGAAGAGATGCGGCGGTTGGGCTCGCTGGTGATGGCGAGCGCTGGCCCGGCGCAGGTGCCGGCTGGCAGCGCTTTGGCGGTGGATCGCGATGTGTTTAGCGATGCGGTGACGGCGGCGTTGGTGGCGCATCCGTTGATCACGGTGGAGCGCGAAGAGATCAAATCACTCGATCAACTCCTTTCCGTCATCCCGGACGCGCGGAGCGCGATCCGGGACCCAGGGGCAAATGATGCGCTCTACGATCCCCTGGGTCCCGGCTCTACGGCGCTGCGCGCCTCCGGCCGGGATGACGAGAGTATTATTTTCGCGACAGGACCTTTGACTTCGCCTTCCCTCGCTGACTCCATTCGCAATCTCACGGGCGAAGACTCGCTCGCGTTCTTCGATGCGATCGCGCCGATCGTGCATGCGGACTCGATTGATTTCGACATTGCTTGGAAGCAGTCGCGTTATGACAAGGAAGGTCCGGGCGGCGACAAAGCCGCATATGTGAACTGTCCGATGGATGAGGTGCAGTATGTGGCGTTCATCAATGCGCTGAACGCGGGCGCGAAGACTGAGTTCAAGGAATGGGAGAAGAATACGCCCTACTTTGAAGGCTGCTTGCCGATCGAGGTGATGGCGGAGCGGGGGCTCGACACGTTGCGGTTTGGGCCGATGAAGCCTGTGGGGCTGTTGGACCCGCGCGTCGGCAAGCGCGCGCATGCGGTGGTGCAGCTTCGCCAGGACAACAAGCTTGGCACGCTGTTCAACATCGTGGGCTTTCAGACCAAGCTGAAGTACGGCGCGCAGGAAGAGATTTTCCGCATGATCCCCGGCTTGCAAAACGCGCGCTTTGCGCGGCTGGGCGGGATCCATCGCAACACGTTTCTGAATTCGCCGAAGCTGCTCGACGGCACGCTGCGTCTGCGCGCGGAGCCGCGCGTGCGGTTTGCGGGGCAAGTGACGGGCGTTGAGGGTTACGTCGAGAGTGCGGCGATGGGGATGATGGCGGGGCGCTTTGCTGCGGCGGAGCGTTTGGGGCGTGCGATTGAACCGCCGCCTGCCACGACTGCGCTGGGCGCGTTGATTGCGCACGTGACGGGCGGGCATATTGCCGGCGGCAAGGGCTCGTTTCAGCCGATGAATGTGAACTTCGGGCTATTTCCGGAGATCGCCGCGCCGACGCATGGGGCGGACGGGAAGAAGCTCAAGGGCGAAGAGCGCGGGCGCGCAAAGAAGCTCGCGATGGCGGAGCGGGCGTTACAGGATTTGAACAGCTGGCTAACGGCGGCCTAG